The following proteins are co-located in the Elusimicrobiota bacterium genome:
- the ilvE gene encoding branched-chain-amino-acid transaminase, protein MKIFINGRFYSKKNAKISVFDHGFLYGDGIYETMRSYNNIVYKIDEHISRFFKSAGLISLKIPFSKQYIKKSVYQTLKINKLKDAYIRMSLSRGEGEIGLDPALCPKPTFVIIVKKFKPYPREFCEKGIKIIIAKTRRNHPAALNPEIKSTNFLNNILAKIEAKNKNAFEAIMLNIEGFVTEGTISNIFIVKNNVLKTPSIKCGILDGITRKYILKIAKSLRIKTKESFLKPKDLYTADECFITNTSLEIMPVSLIDNKKIMVVGKITKELIGNF, encoded by the coding sequence ATGAAAATATTTATTAACGGTAGATTTTATTCTAAAAAAAACGCAAAAATATCTGTATTTGACCATGGTTTTTTGTATGGTGACGGTATTTACGAAACAATGCGTTCCTATAATAATATTGTTTATAAAATAGACGAACATATAAGCCGGTTTTTTAAATCAGCCGGTTTGATTTCGCTAAAAATCCCATTTTCAAAGCAATATATAAAAAAATCAGTTTACCAAACACTTAAAATAAATAAATTAAAAGATGCATATATCAGAATGAGTTTATCAAGAGGTGAAGGCGAAATAGGGCTTGATCCTGCACTTTGTCCAAAACCCACATTTGTTATAATTGTTAAAAAATTCAAACCATATCCAAGGGAATTTTGTGAAAAAGGTATTAAAATAATAATTGCTAAAACAAGAAGGAATCATCCTGCAGCACTTAACCCGGAAATAAAATCAACAAATTTTCTTAATAATATACTCGCTAAAATTGAAGCAAAGAACAAAAATGCCTTTGAAGCAATAATGCTGAATATTGAAGGCTTTGTTACGGAAGGCACTATATCAAATATTTTTATAGTAAAAAACAACGTCCTGAAAACACCGTCTATTAAATGCGGTATTCTTGATGGTATAACAAGAAAATATATCCTTAAAATTGCAAAAAGTCTAAGGATAAAAACCAAAGAATCATTTCTCAAACCAAAAGATTTATATACAGCAGATGAATGTTTTATCACCAACACCTCGCTCGAAATTATGCCCGTAAGCTTAATTGACAATAAAAAGATAATGGTGGTTGGCAAAATTACAAAAGAACTGATTGGGAATTTTTAA
- a CDS encoding tail fiber domain-containing protein has product MTDVNLVLKDGGFGESNVREIKDADGGITNHRISSTKLGIDVSCNPASTLTVGGGVSIGSESVVAPTDGLYVHQRVGIGATSPSSQLHIYKGDLGDNYIIIDYQQNYSAGLQFNELGSVRAYIIWNDGSNKMIFKFGGNERVTFQEDGKVGIGTTVPTYKLDVNGDINVPTGSQYKINGVDQAFDKWTAGTGDNIYRSSGSVGIGTTSPAEKLHIYSTANAINKLLLQGTTDYGTEIRLKDSTQEWSISENVYVGSALCIRSITGSDTLMTFTASSKVGIGTTSPSRKLFVSGDAGGTTQWYNDSDSCLKENIKTIENALEKVIKLRGINFEWKDKENRPKGLQMGLIAQEVKEIVPEIVDKKNEHYSMATANLTALLVEAVKQLNSKVKELEEQLKNKQ; this is encoded by the coding sequence ATGACAGATGTAAATTTAGTATTGAAGGATGGTGGTTTCGGAGAATCAAATGTAAGAGAAATTAAAGATGCTGATGGTGGAATAACTAATCATAGGATTTCATCTACAAAATTAGGTATAGATGTGAGTTGCAATCCTGCTAGTACGCTTACGGTTGGTGGAGGTGTTTCTATTGGTAGTGAATCTGTAGTTGCACCAACTGATGGGCTTTATGTACATCAAAGAGTTGGTATAGGAGCAACTTCTCCATCTTCACAACTTCATATATATAAAGGTGATTTAGGGGATAATTATATAATTATAGATTATCAACAAAATTACTCGGCTGGTTTACAGTTTAATGAACTTGGTTCAGTAAGGGCATATATAATATGGAATGATGGTAGTAATAAAATGATATTTAAATTTGGAGGAAATGAAAGAGTTACTTTTCAGGAAGATGGCAAAGTAGGAATAGGGACAACAGTACCAACATATAAACTTGATGTAAATGGTGATATTAATGTTCCTACAGGAAGTCAATATAAAATAAATGGAGTTGACCAAGCTTTTGACAAATGGACAGCGGGAACAGGAGACAATATTTATCGGTCCAGTGGCAGTGTAGGTATAGGGACGACTTCACCTGCAGAGAAACTTCATATTTACAGTACAGCTAATGCTATAAATAAATTACTTTTACAGGGGACTACGGATTATGGAACAGAGATTAGACTAAAAGATTCTACGCAAGAATGGAGCATATCTGAAAATGTCTATGTTGGTTCAGCTCTTTGTATAAGAAGTATTACTGGTAGTGATACACTTATGACTTTTACTGCCTCAAGTAAGGTTGGTATTGGGACAACAAGTCCGTCAAGAAAATTATTTGTAAGTGGTGATGCAGGAGGAACAACTCAATGGTACAATGATTCTGATTCGTGTTTAAAGGAAAATATTAAAACTATCGAGAATGCTTTGGAAAAAGTGATAAAATTGAGAGGAATAAATTTTGAATGGAAAGATAAGGAAAATAGACCCAAAGGTTTGCAAATGGGTTTAATAGCCCAAGAAGTAAAAGAGATAGTTCCTGAAATAGTGGATAAGAAAAACGAACACTATTCAATGGCGACTGCTAATTTAACTGCTCTTTTAGTAGAAGCAGTTAAACAATTGAATAGCAAAGTTAAAGAATTAGAAGAGCAATTGAAAAATAAACAGTAA